The Verrucomicrobiota bacterium genome has a window encoding:
- a CDS encoding DUF2752 domain-containing protein — protein MRCGLSTVAHRRPPEIEPPRLQTPLPGWRLVPPLLLLGALGSINLAAFLTNLAVAWPACGMRLLTGLPCPLCGATRCLASVARLEFAPAFVLNPLVFLAVCAAFVWFLFWLAVPRFRVPTRTSRILGVSFSFRFWLILLTLNWVFLCLSLP, from the coding sequence ATGAGATGCGGCCTCTCCACCGTGGCGCACCGGCGGCCCCCTGAAATAGAACCGCCGCGACTCCAGACACCCTTACCCGGTTGGCGATTGGTTCCGCCATTGCTCCTGCTGGGCGCGCTAGGCTCCATTAACCTGGCGGCATTCCTTACTAACTTGGCTGTCGCCTGGCCTGCTTGCGGGATGCGCCTCTTGACGGGATTGCCTTGTCCTCTTTGTGGCGCGACTCGTTGTTTGGCCTCCGTCGCTCGCCTGGAGTTTGCCCCGGCGTTCGTTCTTAATCCCCTGGTCTTTCTGGCTGTCTGCGCAGCCTTCGTTTGGTTCTTGTTCTGGCTCGCGGTCCCGCGCTTTCGTGTTCCGACTCGGACTTCTCGGATTCTTGGGGTTTCGTTTTCGTTCCGCTTCTGGCTCATTCTACTGACTCTGAACTGGGTCTTCCTCTGTTTGTCTCTGCCTTGA
- a CDS encoding DUF4175 domain-containing protein, with amino-acid sequence MKMFLARVPPRPLDRPTAWACVAANLLVLPGLGSWIVGRVVGLVQMALSLAGFGLTLSWAFWLVKVWWALKHLPVEPGPHLAKAVTGVLLFAAAWLWALGSSIAILRGATAKN; translated from the coding sequence ATGAAGATGTTTTTGGCCCGGGTTCCACCACGTCCGCTTGATCGTCCTACGGCCTGGGCCTGCGTCGCTGCGAACCTGCTCGTTCTGCCCGGTCTGGGTTCATGGATTGTGGGGCGTGTCGTGGGCCTGGTGCAAATGGCGCTCTCCCTCGCCGGGTTTGGTTTAACGCTCAGCTGGGCCTTTTGGCTGGTGAAAGTCTGGTGGGCGCTCAAGCACCTGCCTGTGGAGCCTGGTCCGCATCTGGCCAAGGCCGTCACAGGTGTTCTCTTGTTTGCCGCAGCGTGGCTCTGGGCGCTGGGGAGCAGTATTGCCATCCTGCGCGGGGCGACTGCGAAAAACTGA